One region of Bacteroidota bacterium genomic DNA includes:
- a CDS encoding universal stress protein, whose translation MELSTSRPRVIGWLRSAAILDGDWGTSICYVLGIAFYRAGYFSGWHLMMMLVFTALISVNYITICRLYPGGGGVYSSVSHRSRTFAVIGALLLSADYVVTASLSVLDACHYLALQNPELWAIAIILGIGSLNWFGPRHAGSVAIVISFATLAGLMTLVAVTFPAATRHIVLVPEPGGVMKNWGSFVAIILSISGIEAISNMTGVMKDPTRSSRKAILSVLAKISIATIVLGLAMLAIPHLDPVEHKEEMIRYLGEFYIGNWFGPIIGLLLGLLLVSAGNTAINDLISIQFLMSVDRELPRSLRLLNKFGVPMIPLAVATLAPIVVLLLVHDVITLSELYAIGVVGAILINIASTGTDMSLKLPTPTRVFMIFSAGILFLVESTIALEKTKAVIFASSVLVAGLIAREFARRQRIVSEPVPVPATAPISPATAKMEFSPITSKVMVAVRGPGEKLLRQACEDSQVRKAFLFVLQIKQVAISGLLPEIIPAESFGDYEWIDRICREYRLPYRTITVLSPEVGYTIAEQAATLGVDRLILGATQRSLVDKALRGDVIKTVSALLPDEIQLAIYRT comes from the coding sequence TACGTCCTCGGGATAGCCTTCTACCGCGCCGGTTACTTCAGCGGGTGGCATCTGATGATGATGCTGGTGTTCACGGCGCTCATCTCTGTGAATTACATCACCATCTGCAGGCTGTATCCCGGCGGCGGAGGGGTGTACAGCTCGGTGAGTCACCGCTCGCGCACCTTTGCGGTCATCGGGGCGTTGTTGCTGAGCGCGGATTATGTCGTGACGGCTTCCCTCTCGGTGCTCGACGCCTGCCACTACCTGGCTCTCCAGAATCCCGAGTTGTGGGCCATTGCGATCATCCTGGGAATCGGCTCGCTGAACTGGTTCGGGCCCCGGCACGCCGGGAGCGTGGCCATTGTCATTTCCTTCGCGACCCTCGCGGGGCTCATGACCCTGGTCGCGGTGACGTTTCCCGCTGCGACCCGCCATATTGTGCTCGTGCCGGAGCCGGGGGGCGTCATGAAAAACTGGGGGTCTTTCGTGGCGATCATCCTCTCGATCTCGGGGATCGAGGCGATCTCGAACATGACCGGGGTGATGAAGGATCCGACCCGGAGCTCGCGCAAGGCGATCCTCAGCGTTCTCGCAAAAATCAGCATCGCAACCATCGTCCTGGGGCTGGCGATGCTCGCGATCCCCCACCTCGACCCGGTCGAGCACAAAGAAGAGATGATCCGGTATCTCGGAGAGTTCTATATCGGAAACTGGTTCGGCCCCATCATCGGCCTCCTTCTCGGACTTTTGCTGGTATCGGCCGGCAATACAGCCATCAACGACCTGATCTCGATCCAGTTTCTCATGTCGGTCGACCGGGAACTTCCCCGCTCGCTCAGGCTGCTCAATAAATTCGGGGTCCCGATGATCCCCCTTGCAGTCGCCACCCTCGCGCCGATCGTCGTCCTGCTGCTCGTTCATGATGTGATTACGCTGTCCGAACTCTACGCCATCGGCGTGGTGGGGGCGATTCTCATCAACATCGCCTCGACCGGCACGGACATGTCGCTCAAGTTGCCGACCCCGACGCGCGTCTTCATGATATTTTCCGCCGGAATTCTCTTCCTGGTCGAGTCCACGATCGCCCTCGAGAAAACCAAGGCTGTCATCTTTGCTTCGAGCGTCCTCGTGGCCGGCCTTATCGCGCGGGAATTTGCGAGGCGGCAGCGCATCGTCTCGGAGCCGGTCCCGGTCCCGGCTACTGCGCCTATTTCCCCGGCCACGGCGAAGATGGAGTTCTCTCCGATCACTTCAAAAGTGATGGTGGCGGTGCGGGGGCCGGGTGAAAAGCTTCTCAGGCAGGCGTGCGAGGATTCTCAGGTGAGGAAGGCGTTCCTGTTCGTCCTCCAGATCAAGCAGGTCGCGATTTCGGGCCTCCTTCCGGAAATCATCCCCGCTGAGTCGTTCGGCGACTATGAATGGATCGACAGAATCTGCAGGGAGTACCGGTTGCCCTACCGGACAATCACGGTGCTCTCACCGGAGGTGGGTTATACGATCGCGGAGCAGGCGGCCACGCTTGGCGTCGATCGCCTCATCCTCGGCGCGACGCAGCGTTCCCTGGTGGATAAGGCGTTAAGGGGGGATGTGATCAAGACCGTGTCGGCCTTGCTGCCGGATGAGATCCAGCTCGCGATTTACAGAACGTAG